A region from the Variovorax paradoxus genome encodes:
- the dapB gene encoding 4-hydroxy-tetrahydrodipicolinate reductase: protein MRRIAVAGASGRMGRMLVEAVREAPDCRLAGALDMAGSQAIGADAAAFLGFTSGVPIVSDLRTGLQDAQVLIDFTRPEGTLAHLAICRELGVQAVIGTTGFSDAQKAEIAEIAKDIAIMVSPNMSVGVNVTFKLLEMAAKALSTGYDIEIIEAHHRHKVDAPSGTALKMGEVIAEALGRDLKECAVYGREGITGERDPSTIGFAAIRGGDIVGDHTVLFAGTGERIEITHKSASRVTYAQGALRAVRFLAGQKAGLFDMFDVLDLR, encoded by the coding sequence CTGCGGCGCATCGCGGTCGCGGGCGCCTCGGGCCGCATGGGCCGCATGCTGGTCGAAGCGGTGCGCGAGGCGCCCGATTGCCGCCTGGCCGGCGCGCTCGACATGGCGGGCAGCCAGGCCATCGGCGCCGATGCGGCCGCGTTCCTCGGTTTCACGAGCGGCGTGCCGATCGTGTCCGACCTGCGCACCGGCCTCCAGGACGCGCAGGTGCTCATCGACTTCACCCGGCCCGAAGGCACGCTCGCGCACCTTGCCATCTGCCGCGAACTCGGCGTGCAGGCCGTGATCGGCACCACCGGCTTCAGCGACGCGCAGAAGGCCGAGATCGCCGAGATCGCGAAGGACATCGCGATCATGGTCTCGCCCAACATGAGCGTGGGCGTCAACGTCACCTTCAAGCTGCTCGAAATGGCGGCCAAGGCGCTCTCGACGGGCTACGACATCGAGATCATCGAGGCGCACCACCGCCACAAGGTCGATGCGCCCTCGGGCACCGCGCTCAAGATGGGCGAGGTCATTGCCGAGGCGCTGGGCCGCGACCTGAAGGAATGCGCCGTCTACGGCCGCGAAGGCATTACCGGCGAACGCGATCCGTCGACCATCGGCTTTGCCGCCATCCGCGGCGGCGACATCGTGGGCGACCACACCGTGCTGTTCGCGGGCACCGGCGAGCGCATCGAGATCACCCACAAGTCGGCCAGCCGTGTCACCTACGCGCAGGGCGCGCTGCGCGCCGTGCGCTTCCTGGCCGGCCAGAAGGCGGGCCTGTTCGACATGTTCGACGTGCTGGATCTGCGCTGA
- a CDS encoding MotA/TolQ/ExbB proton channel family protein, with protein sequence MSVLELLTHGDGVSRSVAALLLAMSISSWVVILWKAWLLRGGTRDVLRSIAAFWQSATLADAQQRLQAFDRATLVGPAVSAIRNAAAADTGNATLGATTGDRNQRLTRALRGALHGALRRLQSGQILLATVGATAPFVGLLGTVWGIYGALSGIAGQTGGFTIDKVAGPVGEALVMTAFGLAVAIPAVLAYNVFGRVIGRIEAELEGFAHDLLGSFGSPPPPAAPPPARPMPVSA encoded by the coding sequence ATGAGCGTTCTCGAATTGCTCACCCATGGCGACGGCGTCAGCCGTTCGGTGGCGGCGCTGCTGCTGGCCATGTCGATCTCGAGCTGGGTGGTGATTCTCTGGAAAGCCTGGCTGCTGCGCGGCGGCACGCGCGACGTGCTGCGCAGCATCGCGGCATTCTGGCAATCGGCCACGCTCGCCGATGCGCAGCAGCGGCTCCAGGCCTTCGACCGCGCCACGCTGGTGGGGCCGGCGGTGAGCGCCATCAGGAATGCGGCGGCAGCAGATACAGGCAATGCAACGCTCGGCGCCACCACCGGCGACCGCAACCAGCGGCTCACGCGGGCGCTGCGCGGGGCGCTGCATGGTGCGCTGCGGCGCCTGCAGTCCGGTCAGATTCTGTTGGCCACGGTCGGCGCCACGGCGCCCTTCGTGGGCCTGCTGGGCACCGTGTGGGGCATCTACGGTGCGTTGTCGGGCATTGCCGGCCAGACCGGCGGCTTCACCATCGACAAGGTGGCCGGCCCGGTGGGCGAGGCGCTGGTGATGACGGCCTTCGGCCTGGCCGTGGCGATTCCGGCCGTGCTGGCCTACAACGTGTTCGGCCGCGTCATCGGCCGCATCGAAGCCGAGCTCGAGGGCTTTGCGCACGACCTGCTCGGCAGCTTCGGCAGCCCGCCGCCACCCGCCGCGCCGCCGCCCGCGCGGCCCATGCCGGTGTCGGCCTAG
- a CDS encoding ExbD/TolR family protein, which produces MAFGRTSLGSSAAGGGRATGAGGQRPLSDINVTPLVDVMLVLLVIFIITAPLMASSIKLDLPQTDAGQPNDTPKFVSVSVDASGRTFFNDQAVTDEELAARLQKAAADSKDTEVQLRADQAVPYGKLVALMGIANKASLSRIGFVTEAPAEGQPPPAPR; this is translated from the coding sequence ATGGCCTTCGGTCGCACCTCCCTGGGCAGCAGCGCCGCCGGCGGCGGGCGCGCGACGGGGGCCGGCGGGCAGCGGCCGCTGTCCGACATCAACGTCACGCCGCTGGTCGACGTGATGCTGGTGCTGCTGGTGATCTTCATCATCACCGCGCCGCTGATGGCGAGCTCGATCAAGCTCGACCTGCCGCAGACCGACGCCGGCCAGCCCAACGACACGCCCAAGTTCGTGAGCGTGTCCGTCGATGCCTCGGGCAGAACCTTCTTCAACGACCAGGCGGTGACGGATGAGGAACTGGCCGCCCGGCTGCAGAAGGCCGCCGCCGACAGCAAGGACACCGAAGTACAGCTGCGCGCCGACCAGGCCGTGCCCTACGGCAAGCTGGTGGCGCTGATGGGCATCGCGAACAAGGCGAGCCTGAGCCGCATCGGCTTCGTGACCGAGGCGCCCGCAGAAGGCCAGCCGCCGCCGGCCCCGCGCTGA
- a CDS encoding DMT family transporter, with amino-acid sequence MQRQTRGALEMGAAMVISGTIGWFVIRSGQPLADLLFWRCAFGALTLLAVCAALGLLRRRVLTLRVVALAALGGAALVLNWLLIFASFSHASISIATAVYNTQPFMLVGLGALFFSERLTAPKLAWLGIAFAGVLLIAEAKPGGSGHGASYGLGILMALGAAFFYAIAAIVAKQLDGTPPHLIALVQVCVGSVLLAPFANLAELPKNAGVWGTHLAMGVVYTGLVFTLLYGAIQKLPTHMAGALSFIYPVVAIGVDYLAFGQRLHPAQLLGAAAILLAAAGMTLGWALPGLKKRAPSAPD; translated from the coding sequence ATGCAAAGACAGACGCGGGGCGCACTCGAAATGGGTGCGGCCATGGTGATCTCGGGAACCATCGGCTGGTTCGTCATCCGCTCCGGCCAGCCGCTGGCCGACCTGCTGTTCTGGCGCTGCGCCTTCGGCGCCCTCACGCTGCTCGCGGTGTGCGCCGCGCTCGGGCTGCTTCGCAGGCGGGTGCTGACGCTGCGCGTGGTCGCGCTGGCCGCCTTGGGCGGTGCCGCGCTGGTGCTCAACTGGCTGCTGATCTTCGCGTCGTTCTCGCATGCGTCGATCTCCATCGCCACGGCGGTCTACAACACCCAGCCATTCATGCTGGTGGGCCTTGGCGCCCTGTTCTTCTCGGAGCGGCTGACCGCGCCCAAGCTGGCCTGGCTGGGCATCGCGTTCGCGGGCGTGCTGCTGATTGCCGAGGCCAAGCCGGGCGGCAGCGGCCATGGCGCCTCGTATGGGCTGGGCATCCTGATGGCGCTGGGGGCCGCGTTCTTCTACGCCATTGCAGCCATCGTCGCAAAGCAGCTCGACGGCACGCCGCCCCACCTGATCGCACTGGTCCAGGTCTGCGTGGGCAGCGTGCTGCTGGCGCCGTTCGCCAACCTGGCGGAGCTTCCAAAGAATGCCGGGGTGTGGGGCACGCACCTGGCCATGGGCGTGGTCTACACGGGGCTGGTCTTCACGCTGCTCTACGGCGCGATCCAGAAGCTCCCGACGCACATGGCGGGCGCGCTGTCCTTCATCTATCCGGTGGTGGCGATCGGCGTGGACTACCTGGCTTTCGGCCAGCGGCTGCATCCCGCGCAGCTCCTGGGCGCTGCCGCGATCCTGCTGGCGGCCGCGGGCATGACGCTGGGCTGGGCGCTGCCGGGCCTGAAGAAACGCGCGCCATCGGCGCCCGATTGA
- a CDS encoding Lrp/AsnC family transcriptional regulator: MLDEVEQKILEVMLQDARISLKDLAARVGMSSPSVSERLRRLEERRVIRGYTVEIDPKALGYQLQAIVRIRPLPGQLQAVQKLIENTPEFGECDKVTGEDCYIARLFVRSIEQLDQVLDRIVDKAETHTAIVKMQPIRRRAPPLRIG, from the coding sequence ATGCTGGACGAGGTCGAACAAAAGATTCTCGAGGTGATGCTGCAGGACGCGCGCATCTCGCTGAAAGACCTGGCCGCGCGCGTCGGCATGTCTTCACCGAGCGTTTCGGAGCGGCTTCGGCGGCTCGAAGAGCGCCGCGTGATCCGCGGCTACACGGTCGAGATCGATCCGAAGGCGCTGGGCTACCAGCTGCAGGCGATCGTGCGCATCCGTCCGCTGCCCGGACAGTTGCAGGCGGTGCAGAAGCTGATCGAGAACACGCCCGAATTCGGCGAGTGCGACAAGGTCACGGGCGAAGACTGCTACATCGCGCGCCTGTTCGTGCGCTCCATCGAGCAGCTCGACCAGGTGCTGGACCGCATCGTCGACAAGGCCGAGACGCACACGGCCATCGTCAAGATGCAGCCGATACGCCGGCGCGCGCCGCCGTTGCGCATCGGCTAG
- a CDS encoding glycogen/starch/alpha-glucan phosphorylase: MTIKDFAYDHPDRDVAAFKRAVANKLIYAVGKDPVAASQDDWLHATALAVRDQLVERWMATTRANYAQDLKRVYYLSMEFLIGRTFTNALLAVDLYDTVREALADFGVDMAALAEREPDAALGNGGLGRLAACFLDSMATLGVPGMGYGIRYEYGMFRQRIVDGQQIETPDYWLTRGNPWEFQRPEVNYRVRFGGHVQKREGKNAPYGAADWVDTHDVLAVAYDTIIPGYGTQATNTLRLWSARATEEIDLLAFNRGNYMAAVESKNHSENVSRVLYPDDSTPSGRELRLHQEYFFCSASVQDLLRRYLRNHKSFDQLADKVSIHLNDTHPVLAVPELMRLLLDEHGLPWDVAWAHTQKVFSYTNHTLMHEALETWPVEMLGRILPRHLQIIYDMNAKFLAAVTQKAGNDVGLLRRLSLVDEAGERRVRMAYVAVLASHSINGVSGLHSELMKQSIFADFAKIFPERFNNKTNGVTPRRWLAQANPALAALLDQRLGSGWRRDLSQLEALRPMAAQSAFARAFRHAKRENKLRLANWVEQHMGLVLDTDAMFDVQVKRIHEYKRQLLNVLHVVSRYHRILDAQAAGTPIDIVPRVVVFAGKAASAYQMAKLVIRLINDVASTINADARVGKLLKVVFLPNYSVSLAEIIMPAADLSEQISTAGTEASGTGNMKFALNGALTIGTLDGANVEMRDNVGAENIFIFGNTTPQVADIRAHGYQPRDIYEENAELKRVLDAIRDGAFSPGEPSRYQGIYDALVNWGDHYLLLADYASYVAKQAEVDALYRDPDAWTHMAILNVAGMGAFSSDRTIAQYAHEIWHTKPVVLG, translated from the coding sequence ATGACCATCAAAGACTTCGCCTACGACCATCCCGACCGCGACGTGGCCGCGTTCAAGCGCGCAGTCGCCAACAAGCTGATCTATGCGGTCGGCAAGGACCCTGTCGCAGCCAGCCAGGACGACTGGCTGCACGCCACCGCGCTGGCCGTGCGCGACCAGCTGGTCGAGCGCTGGATGGCGACCACGCGCGCCAACTATGCGCAGGACCTCAAGCGCGTCTACTACCTCTCGATGGAGTTCCTGATCGGGCGCACCTTCACCAACGCGCTGCTGGCGGTCGATCTCTACGACACGGTGCGGGAAGCCCTGGCCGACTTCGGCGTGGACATGGCGGCGCTCGCCGAGCGCGAGCCCGATGCGGCGCTCGGCAACGGCGGCCTCGGCCGGCTCGCGGCCTGTTTTCTCGACTCGATGGCCACGCTCGGCGTGCCGGGCATGGGCTACGGCATCCGCTACGAATACGGCATGTTCCGCCAGCGCATCGTCGACGGCCAGCAGATCGAGACGCCCGACTACTGGCTCACGCGCGGCAACCCCTGGGAGTTCCAGCGGCCCGAGGTGAACTACCGCGTGCGCTTCGGCGGCCACGTGCAGAAGCGCGAGGGAAAGAACGCGCCCTACGGCGCGGCCGACTGGGTCGACACGCACGACGTGCTCGCCGTGGCCTACGACACCATCATTCCGGGCTACGGCACGCAGGCCACCAACACGCTGCGCCTGTGGTCGGCGCGCGCCACCGAGGAGATCGACCTCTTGGCCTTCAACCGCGGCAACTACATGGCGGCGGTGGAGAGCAAGAACCACTCCGAGAACGTCTCGCGCGTGCTCTACCCCGACGACTCCACGCCCTCGGGCCGCGAGCTTCGGCTGCACCAGGAATATTTCTTCTGCAGCGCGAGCGTGCAGGACCTGCTGCGGCGGTACCTCCGCAACCACAAGAGCTTCGACCAGCTGGCCGACAAGGTCAGCATCCACCTGAACGACACGCACCCGGTACTCGCGGTGCCCGAGCTCATGCGCCTGCTGCTCGACGAACATGGCCTGCCATGGGACGTGGCCTGGGCCCACACGCAGAAGGTGTTCAGCTACACCAACCACACGCTGATGCACGAGGCGCTGGAAACCTGGCCGGTCGAGATGCTCGGGCGCATCCTGCCGCGGCACCTGCAGATCATCTACGACATGAACGCGAAGTTCCTCGCCGCCGTGACGCAGAAGGCCGGCAACGACGTCGGGCTGCTGCGCCGGCTCTCGCTGGTCGACGAGGCGGGCGAGCGCCGCGTGCGCATGGCCTACGTGGCGGTGCTCGCGAGCCATTCGATCAACGGCGTGTCGGGCCTGCATTCGGAACTCATGAAGCAATCGATCTTCGCGGACTTCGCGAAGATCTTTCCCGAGCGCTTCAACAACAAGACCAACGGCGTCACGCCGCGGCGCTGGCTCGCGCAGGCCAACCCGGCGCTCGCGGCGCTGCTCGACCAGCGCCTGGGCAGCGGCTGGCGGCGCGACCTCTCGCAGCTCGAGGCGCTGCGGCCGATGGCGGCCCAGTCCGCCTTCGCGCGCGCCTTTCGCCATGCCAAGCGCGAGAACAAGCTGCGCCTGGCCAACTGGGTCGAGCAGCATATGGGCCTGGTGCTCGACACCGACGCGATGTTCGACGTGCAGGTCAAGCGCATCCACGAATACAAGCGGCAGCTGCTCAACGTGCTGCATGTGGTGTCGCGCTACCACCGCATCCTCGATGCGCAGGCCGCGGGCACTCCGATCGACATCGTGCCGCGCGTGGTGGTGTTCGCCGGCAAGGCCGCATCGGCCTACCAGATGGCCAAGCTCGTGATCCGGCTGATCAACGACGTGGCGAGCACCATCAATGCCGATGCGCGCGTGGGCAAGCTGCTGAAGGTGGTGTTCCTGCCGAACTACAGCGTGAGCCTGGCCGAGATCATCATGCCGGCGGCCGACTTGTCGGAGCAGATCTCGACCGCGGGCACCGAGGCCTCGGGCACCGGCAACATGAAGTTCGCGCTCAACGGCGCGCTCACCATCGGCACGCTCGACGGCGCCAACGTGGAGATGCGCGACAACGTGGGCGCCGAGAACATCTTCATCTTCGGCAACACCACGCCGCAGGTGGCCGACATCCGCGCGCACGGCTATCAGCCGCGCGACATCTACGAGGAGAACGCCGAGCTCAAGCGCGTGCTCGATGCCATCCGCGACGGCGCGTTCTCGCCCGGCGAGCCCTCGCGCTACCAGGGCATCTACGACGCGCTGGTGAACTGGGGCGACCACTACCTGCTGCTGGCCGACTACGCGAGCTACGTCGCAAAGCAGGCCGAGGTCGATGCGCTGTACCGCGACCCCGACGCCTGGACGCACATGGCCATCCTGAACGTGGCGGGCATGGGCGCGTTCTCTTCGGACCGCACCATTGCGCAGTACGCGCACGAGATCTGGCACACCAAGCCGGTGGTGCTGGGCTGA
- the glgA gene encoding glycogen synthase GlgA: MRILQVSAELFPLLKTGGLADVAGALPLALMAAEQDARVLLPGFPAILAGVHDLAPVAEFTAPWGRERFALRAGHIDIDGAPPIPAYVIDAPALYDRPGNPYEDSTRQPYGDNHRRFALLGWAAAQLAQGLDPAWQPEVVHAHDWHAGLAPAYLHFARRAGAPRVGSVFTVHNLAYQGISAPWNFADLGLPAPAFHMNGLEYHGQVSFMKGGLYFADRLTTVSPTYAREIQTPEQGFGLDGLLRLRGDALTGILNAVDHQVWNPATDTALVQGYHTPEGRHMAGKARCKAVLQHQLGLAERADAPLFILVSRLTEQKGLHLVLGGLDTLLAEGGQLALLGSGEDRLEEAFRQRAAAAPRSVSVTIGYNETLAHQLFGGGDVTLVPSLFEPCGLTQMYGLKYGSLPLVRRVGGLADTVVDSTLEDMASGEATGFVFDRFDAADYDRALRRAFALYQRAPDWRRVRGNAMRRPADWASAADQYIAVYRQALESAGT; encoded by the coding sequence ATGCGAATCCTCCAGGTCAGCGCCGAACTCTTCCCTCTGCTCAAGACCGGTGGCCTCGCCGACGTGGCCGGCGCGCTGCCGCTCGCCCTCATGGCCGCCGAACAGGACGCACGGGTGCTGCTGCCTGGCTTCCCGGCCATCCTGGCCGGCGTGCACGACCTGGCGCCGGTGGCCGAATTCACGGCGCCGTGGGGCCGGGAGCGCTTCGCGCTGCGCGCCGGCCACATCGACATCGACGGTGCGCCGCCGATTCCCGCCTACGTGATCGATGCACCGGCGCTCTACGACCGGCCCGGCAATCCCTACGAAGACAGCACGCGCCAGCCCTATGGCGACAACCACCGGCGCTTCGCGCTGCTGGGCTGGGCCGCGGCCCAGCTCGCGCAGGGGCTCGATCCGGCCTGGCAGCCCGAGGTCGTGCATGCGCACGACTGGCATGCGGGGCTCGCGCCGGCCTACCTGCACTTCGCGCGGCGGGCCGGCGCGCCCCGCGTGGGCAGCGTGTTCACGGTGCACAACCTGGCCTACCAGGGCATCTCGGCACCATGGAACTTTGCCGACCTCGGCCTGCCGGCGCCGGCGTTCCACATGAACGGCCTCGAATACCACGGGCAGGTGTCGTTCATGAAGGGCGGCCTCTACTTCGCGGACCGCCTGACCACCGTGAGCCCGACCTACGCCCGCGAGATCCAGACGCCCGAGCAGGGCTTCGGCCTGGACGGCCTGCTGCGGCTGCGCGGCGACGCGCTCACGGGCATCCTCAACGCGGTCGACCACCAGGTCTGGAACCCCGCCACCGACACCGCGCTGGTGCAGGGCTACCACACGCCCGAAGGCCGCCACATGGCAGGCAAGGCGCGCTGCAAGGCGGTGCTGCAGCACCAGCTCGGACTGGCCGAACGCGCCGACGCGCCGCTCTTCATCCTGGTCAGCCGGCTCACCGAGCAGAAGGGCCTGCACCTCGTGCTCGGCGGCCTCGACACCCTGCTGGCCGAAGGCGGGCAGCTCGCGCTGCTGGGCAGCGGCGAGGACCGGCTCGAGGAAGCCTTCCGCCAGCGCGCGGCGGCCGCGCCCCGCTCGGTCAGCGTCACCATCGGCTACAACGAAACGCTGGCGCACCAGCTCTTCGGCGGCGGCGACGTGACGCTGGTGCCCTCGCTCTTCGAGCCCTGCGGCCTCACGCAGATGTACGGCCTGAAGTACGGCAGCCTGCCGCTGGTGCGCCGCGTCGGCGGGCTGGCCGACACGGTGGTCGACAGCACGCTTGAAGACATGGCCAGCGGCGAAGCCACGGGCTTCGTGTTCGACCGCTTCGACGCCGCCGACTACGATCGCGCGCTGCGCCGCGCCTTCGCGCTCTACCAGCGCGCACCCGACTGGCGCCGCGTGCGCGGCAACGCCATGCGGCGCCCGGCCGACTGGGCCAGCGCGGCCGACCAGTACATCGCGGTCTACCGGCAGGCGCTCGAGTCCGCCGGCACCTGA
- the glgC gene encoding glucose-1-phosphate adenylyltransferase → MNNNSISSSSSTPQAPLQAHQLVRRTIALVLAGGRGSRLKQLTDRRAKPAVYFGGKFRIIDFALSNCLNSGIRRMAVVTQYKSHSLMRHLQRGWSFLRAELNEMVDVLPAQQRVGDEHWYRGTADAVFQNLDIIQTRSTKHDYVVVLAGDHIYKMDYSIMVKDHAERGLGCTVGCIEVPRMEATAFGVMHVDDGRQITAFLEKPADPPAMPGHPDVALASMGIYVFDSEYLYQLLEEDNANPDSSHDFGKDIIPRAVAQGRALAHPFSMSCVTRASRGPDAKAYWRDVGTIDAFWAANLDLASITPELDIYDTDWPIWTYQRQLPPAKFVLDREGRHGMTVNTIVSGGCIVSGSKVSSSVLFSGVRIHSFCDINEAVLLPDVEVGRGCKLNRVVIDRGCVIPDEMVIGEDAEADAARFERTQAGVVLVTREMLKRLAA, encoded by the coding sequence ATGAACAACAACAGCATCAGCAGCAGCAGCAGTACGCCGCAGGCGCCCCTGCAGGCGCATCAACTGGTCCGCCGCACCATCGCCCTGGTGCTGGCCGGTGGCCGAGGCTCCCGCCTCAAGCAGCTGACCGACCGGCGCGCCAAGCCGGCCGTGTACTTCGGCGGCAAGTTCCGCATCATCGACTTCGCGCTGTCGAACTGCCTGAACTCCGGCATCCGGCGCATGGCGGTGGTCACGCAGTACAAGTCGCATTCGCTCATGCGCCACCTGCAGCGCGGCTGGAGCTTCCTGCGCGCCGAGCTCAACGAGATGGTCGACGTGCTGCCCGCACAGCAGCGCGTGGGCGACGAGCACTGGTACCGCGGCACGGCCGACGCGGTGTTCCAGAACCTCGACATCATCCAGACCCGTTCCACCAAGCACGACTACGTGGTGGTGCTGGCCGGCGACCACATCTACAAGATGGACTACTCGATCATGGTCAAGGACCATGCCGAACGCGGCCTGGGCTGCACGGTCGGCTGCATCGAGGTGCCGCGCATGGAAGCCACCGCCTTCGGCGTCATGCATGTGGACGACGGGCGCCAGATCACGGCCTTTCTCGAGAAGCCGGCCGACCCGCCCGCCATGCCGGGCCACCCCGACGTGGCGCTGGCGAGCATGGGCATCTACGTGTTCGATTCCGAGTACCTCTACCAGCTGCTCGAGGAAGACAACGCCAACCCCGATTCGAGCCACGACTTCGGCAAGGACATCATCCCGCGCGCCGTGGCGCAGGGCCGTGCGCTGGCCCATCCGTTCAGCATGTCGTGCGTCACGCGCGCTTCGCGCGGGCCCGACGCCAAGGCCTACTGGCGCGACGTGGGCACGATTGATGCATTCTGGGCAGCCAACCTCGACCTGGCCTCCATCACGCCCGAACTCGATATTTATGACACAGACTGGCCCATCTGGACCTACCAGCGGCAGCTGCCGCCGGCCAAGTTCGTGCTCGATCGCGAGGGCCGGCACGGCATGACGGTCAACACCATCGTCTCGGGCGGCTGCATCGTCTCGGGCTCCAAGGTCAGCAGCTCGGTGCTGTTCTCGGGCGTGCGCATCCATTCGTTCTGCGACATCAACGAGGCCGTGCTGCTGCCCGATGTCGAAGTCGGCCGCGGCTGCAAGCTCAACCGCGTGGTGATCGACCGTGGCTGCGTCATTCCGGACGAGATGGTGATCGGCGAAGATGCCGAGGCCGATGCCGCGCGCTTCGAGCGCACGCAGGCCGGCGTGGTGCTGGTCACCCGCGAAATGCTCAAGCGCCTGGCTGCCTGA
- the glgX gene encoding glycogen debranching protein GlgX → MLSPGNPSPLGATLSPTGVNFALAAPNAESVDLCLFDSTGQHEQQRLQLPAFTDGIWHGLLPSGRAGLVYGYRVHGQWAPHQGHRFNPAKLLLDPYAREIVSTYDGSDLFLGHDPANPEQRNTRDNGAVALKARVAPAGSSSAAPPGHARIPAGERVLYELHVRGQTRLHPAVPAALRGTFAGLAEPAVLDHLQALGVTTLSLMPVQHRADEQRLLAMGLSNYWGYNTIGWFAPEARYWSGRAGTTPASEFRAMADAVHARGMELVIDVVYNHSAETDEFGPTLSLRGIDNALYYHLRPDDRALYANWTGCGNCLDLAEPRVLQLVMDSLRHWACEFGVDGFRFDLAPVLGRGADGNFDPRAPFFAAIAQDPVLSRTLLIAEPWDVGTGGYRLGEFPPGWLEWNDRYRDTQRGFWLRQGRDGAAGLGDFAHRFTASSAQFAHHGRAPTASVNFITAHDGFTLRDLLCYEERHNLANGEHNRDGHAHNLSNNCGVEGPTNDPAVQAERGRLQRALLATLLLSQGTPMLLAGDELGHSQQGNNNAYCQDNETTWLAWIGAHDPGSEAARLSAFVARLVALRREAPALRSTRWWPALPAEGAPGIRWLRPDGQPMQEADWHGGTALAILFEAAAADAAAWLVLVNAGPAAVSFALPAGSWQWRLATDDPAPDAGAALQQPHAGTAEVPHSSIRIARR, encoded by the coding sequence ATGCTGAGCCCAGGCAACCCCTCCCCCTTGGGCGCAACGCTGTCGCCAACCGGCGTGAACTTCGCCCTCGCCGCACCAAACGCCGAATCGGTCGATCTCTGCCTCTTCGACAGCACCGGCCAGCACGAACAACAGCGCCTGCAGCTGCCCGCCTTCACCGACGGCATCTGGCACGGCCTGCTGCCAAGCGGTCGCGCCGGGTTGGTCTACGGCTACCGTGTTCACGGTCAATGGGCGCCGCACCAGGGGCATCGCTTCAACCCCGCGAAGCTGCTGCTCGACCCGTACGCACGCGAGATCGTCAGCACCTACGACGGCAGCGACCTGTTCCTAGGGCACGACCCCGCCAATCCGGAGCAGCGCAACACGCGCGACAACGGCGCCGTGGCGCTCAAGGCGCGCGTCGCGCCGGCCGGCAGCAGCTCGGCCGCACCACCAGGCCATGCCCGCATCCCGGCCGGCGAACGCGTACTCTACGAACTGCATGTGCGCGGACAGACAAGGCTGCATCCCGCCGTGCCCGCCGCATTGCGCGGCACCTTCGCGGGCCTGGCCGAACCCGCTGTGCTCGACCATCTGCAGGCCCTCGGGGTCACCACGCTGAGCCTGATGCCGGTGCAGCACCGTGCCGACGAACAGCGGCTGCTCGCCATGGGCTTGAGCAACTACTGGGGCTACAACACCATCGGCTGGTTCGCGCCCGAGGCGCGCTACTGGAGCGGCCGCGCCGGCACCACGCCGGCCAGCGAGTTCCGCGCCATGGCCGACGCGGTGCATGCGCGCGGCATGGAACTGGTGATCGACGTGGTCTACAACCACAGCGCCGAAACCGACGAGTTCGGCCCCACGCTCTCGCTGCGCGGCATCGACAACGCGCTGTATTACCACCTGCGCCCCGATGACCGTGCGCTCTACGCCAACTGGACCGGCTGCGGCAATTGCCTCGACCTGGCCGAGCCGCGTGTACTGCAGCTGGTCATGGACAGCCTGCGCCACTGGGCCTGCGAGTTCGGCGTCGACGGCTTCCGCTTCGATCTCGCGCCGGTGCTGGGCCGCGGCGCCGATGGCAATTTCGACCCGCGCGCGCCGTTCTTCGCGGCCATCGCACAAGATCCCGTGCTGTCGCGCACGCTGCTGATCGCCGAGCCCTGGGACGTCGGGACGGGCGGCTACCGCCTGGGCGAATTCCCGCCGGGCTGGCTCGAATGGAACGACCGCTACCGCGACACGCAGCGCGGCTTCTGGCTGCGGCAGGGGCGCGACGGCGCCGCCGGTCTGGGCGATTTCGCGCACCGCTTCACCGCCTCGAGCGCACAGTTCGCCCACCACGGCCGCGCGCCCACCGCCAGCGTCAACTTCATCACGGCGCACGACGGCTTCACGCTGCGCGACCTGCTCTGCTACGAGGAGCGGCACAACCTGGCCAACGGCGAGCACAACCGCGACGGCCATGCGCACAACCTGAGCAACAACTGCGGCGTCGAGGGCCCGACCAACGACCCCGCCGTGCAGGCTGAGCGCGGCCGCCTGCAGCGCGCGCTGCTCGCCACGCTGCTGCTGTCGCAGGGCACGCCCATGCTGCTGGCCGGCGACGAGCTCGGCCACAGCCAGCAAGGCAACAACAACGCCTACTGCCAGGACAACGAAACCACCTGGCTCGCCTGGATCGGCGCCCACGATCCCGGCAGCGAAGCGGCGCGCCTGAGCGCCTTCGTCGCCCGGCTCGTCGCGCTGCGCCGCGAAGCGCCCGCGCTGCGCAGCACGCGCTGGTGGCCGGCGCTGCCGGCAGAGGGCGCGCCGGGCATCCGCTGGCTGCGGCCCGACGGCCAGCCGATGCAGGAGGCCGACTGGCACGGCGGCACGGCGCTTGCCATCCTTTTCGAAGCGGCGGCAGCGGATGCGGCCGCGTGGCTGGTGCTGGTGAATGCGGGGCCGGCGGCCGTTTCATTCGCGCTGCCGGCGGGTTCGTGGCAGTGGCGGCTCGCGACCGACGATCCGGCGCCCGATGCCGGCGCCGCGCTGCAGCAGCCCCATGCCGGCACAGCAGAGGTACCTCATTCGAGCATCCGGATTGCAAGAAGGTAG